A section of the Pedobacter sp. HDW13 genome encodes:
- a CDS encoding aldose 1-epimerase family protein produces the protein MITLENEYVKVGLSAKGAELQGLYSKETNIEYLWNADAKYWGKHSPVLFPIVGSLKNNSFNYKGKNYELPRHGFARDYVFEIEKTTETEAVFTLTQNEATLKVYPFNFELKLKYRLIDRKLNLTYEVINTGAEELLFSIGAHPAFAVPNTPNTTYEDYYLAFNADERLTSWKLEDGLVANETENIELGGHKLNLTHNLFYNDALVFKTLQSNCISLLNTKNDFGLHFHFEDFPFFGIWAAIDAPFICLEPWCGVADGVNHDQHLERKEGIIRLDAGKNWERFWEVECF, from the coding sequence ATGATAACTCTCGAGAACGAATACGTAAAAGTTGGCTTATCGGCCAAAGGTGCCGAATTGCAAGGCTTGTACAGTAAAGAAACCAATATTGAATACCTGTGGAATGCCGATGCAAAATATTGGGGCAAACATAGCCCGGTATTATTTCCGATTGTTGGCTCGTTAAAAAACAATAGCTTTAATTATAAGGGAAAAAATTACGAGTTACCTCGCCATGGTTTTGCACGAGATTATGTTTTTGAAATTGAAAAAACCACCGAAACAGAGGCCGTTTTTACTTTAACACAAAATGAAGCAACCTTAAAAGTTTATCCTTTTAACTTTGAACTGAAACTGAAATACAGGTTAATAGACAGAAAACTGAACTTAACCTACGAGGTAATTAATACAGGCGCCGAAGAACTGCTTTTCTCAATTGGGGCACATCCCGCTTTTGCAGTCCCCAATACTCCAAATACCACTTACGAAGATTATTACCTGGCCTTTAATGCGGATGAGCGTCTAACCTCCTGGAAACTGGAAGATGGCCTGGTTGCCAATGAGACAGAAAACATTGAACTGGGCGGGCATAAATTAAACCTCACGCACAACTTGTTTTACAACGACGCACTGGTTTTTAAAACCTTACAGAGCAACTGTATTAGTTTACTGAACACTAAAAACGATTTTGGGCTGCATTTCCATTTCGAAGACTTTCCGTTCTTCGGTATTTGGGCTGCTATTGATGCGCCTTTTATTTGCCTGGAGCCCTGGTGCGGCGTAGCCGATGGTGTAAACCACGATCAGCACCTGGAACGGAAAGAAGGGATAATCAGATTGGATGCCGGTAAAAACTGGGAGCGCTTTTGGGAAGTGGAGTGTTTTTAA
- a CDS encoding DoxX family protein, producing MKNSAHFPQLFLRLALGIGFILPVMDRFGWLGAPGSPTVGWGNWSIFLDYTNSLMPFLSRSLANIMAIIATAGELVFAVLLLIGYKIRLAAIGSFLLTLIFALSMLIFANYRAPFNYSVFVVSTSSLLLATIPDYKWAIEANNKIKQNQFSN from the coding sequence ATGAAAAACAGTGCACATTTTCCTCAATTATTTCTTCGCCTGGCCCTGGGCATAGGTTTTATTTTACCCGTTATGGACCGCTTTGGCTGGTTAGGCGCACCGGGCAGCCCAACTGTTGGCTGGGGCAACTGGAGCATATTTTTAGATTACACCAATTCATTAATGCCATTTTTAAGCAGGTCATTAGCTAACATTATGGCTATTATTGCTACAGCCGGCGAATTGGTTTTTGCCGTTTTGCTCCTTATTGGCTACAAAATAAGGCTTGCAGCAATAGGTAGCTTTCTGCTTACTCTGATCTTTGCACTATCTATGTTAATATTTGCAAATTACAGGGCACCGTTTAATTATTCTGTGTTTGTAGTGAGTACATCGAGCTTACTGCTGGCCACAATACCTGATTATAAATGGGCTATAGAAGCTAACAATAAAATTAAGCAGAACCAATTTAGTAATTAG
- a CDS encoding VOC family protein, translating into MAAMHPYLNFDGKAEEAFNHYKSVFGGEFTFFARMGDAPESDKLSEAEKNRVMHVALPINGHTILMASDCVPSAGHVLTEGNNMYINLQAESRDDADRLFNGLSAGGTIEMPMADMFWGDYFGSFKDRFGIQWMVNFTTNG; encoded by the coding sequence ATGGCAGCAATGCACCCTTATTTAAACTTCGATGGCAAGGCCGAAGAAGCTTTTAACCACTACAAATCTGTTTTTGGTGGTGAGTTTACCTTTTTTGCGAGAATGGGCGATGCACCTGAAAGCGACAAACTATCTGAGGCAGAAAAAAACCGTGTAATGCATGTGGCACTGCCGATTAACGGGCACACCATTTTAATGGCTTCTGATTGCGTACCATCTGCAGGCCATGTACTTACAGAAGGAAACAACATGTACATTAATTTACAGGCCGAAAGCCGCGATGATGCCGACAGGTTGTTTAATGGTCTTTCAGCAGGTGGAACCATTGAAATGCCAATGGCTGATATGTTCTGGGGCGATTACTTTGGCAGTTTTAAAGACAGGTTCGGTATCCAGTGGATGGTTAACTTTACCACCAACGGTTAA
- a CDS encoding leucine-rich repeat-containing protein kinase family protein, whose product MGQTLLQLQSGELNGSVSLKLTENLTHFPLAIFDLADTLEVLDLSFNKLFALPEDFGRLKKLRIFFCSENHFKVLPEVLADCPQLEIVGFKSNQIETVPAKALNPNLRWLILTNNNIATLPDEIGFCPRMEKLMLAGNRLVALPETLSRCKNLGLLRIAANKLHELPQWIATMPKLAWIAFSGNNFSKTPAVEKLSAINWHDLEISHVLGEGASGVISKANRTISDEIQEVAVKIFKGDVTSDGLPEDEMMAYIAAGFHPGLVNLIGQIALHPEDKKGLVMELIPHHFYNLGNPPSLESCTRDVFPADRVLTEKQVLGIARIIASLANQLHSAGIMHGDLYAHNTLIDDEGSALFGDFGAASFYNQLSAELVFALERIEVLAYGYLLDDLLALHRQSITRKVLESIAALRDACLVPDVAKRPGFQDLVTELSKID is encoded by the coding sequence ATGGGGCAAACCTTATTACAACTGCAAAGCGGTGAACTTAATGGATCGGTATCGTTAAAATTAACTGAAAACCTGACCCACTTCCCTTTAGCCATATTCGACCTTGCCGATACACTGGAGGTACTGGATCTTTCGTTTAATAAGCTGTTTGCCTTGCCCGAAGATTTTGGCCGCTTAAAGAAATTACGGATTTTCTTTTGTTCTGAAAATCATTTTAAGGTGCTGCCTGAGGTACTGGCCGATTGCCCTCAGCTCGAAATTGTAGGTTTTAAGTCTAATCAGATCGAAACAGTGCCAGCCAAGGCATTAAACCCTAATCTCCGTTGGCTGATTTTAACCAATAACAACATCGCCACCTTACCTGATGAAATTGGCTTTTGCCCACGCATGGAAAAACTTATGCTGGCAGGAAACCGACTTGTGGCTTTGCCTGAAACGCTTAGCCGATGTAAAAACCTGGGTTTGTTGCGTATTGCGGCAAATAAGCTGCATGAGTTGCCACAATGGATAGCCACCATGCCTAAGTTAGCGTGGATTGCCTTTTCTGGTAATAATTTTAGTAAAACCCCTGCTGTTGAAAAACTTTCGGCCATCAACTGGCATGATCTGGAAATCAGCCATGTATTGGGCGAAGGCGCATCGGGTGTGATTTCGAAAGCCAACCGCACCATTAGTGATGAAATACAGGAGGTAGCGGTTAAGATTTTTAAAGGAGATGTAACCAGCGATGGGTTGCCGGAAGATGAAATGATGGCTTATATTGCTGCGGGTTTTCACCCCGGGCTGGTTAACCTGATTGGGCAGATTGCATTGCACCCTGAAGATAAAAAAGGTTTGGTGATGGAACTTATCCCGCATCATTTTTATAACCTGGGCAATCCGCCAAGTTTAGAGAGTTGTACACGCGATGTTTTTCCTGCTGATCGGGTACTGACTGAAAAACAGGTTTTAGGTATTGCAAGAATAATTGCTTCGCTGGCCAATCAGTTACACAGCGCAGGGATTATGCATGGCGATTTATACGCGCACAACACCTTGATTGATGATGAAGGAAGTGCTTTATTCGGTGATTTTGGTGCAGCCAGTTTTTATAATCAGCTTAGCGCAGAACTGGTTTTTGCATTAGAACGCATTGAAGTGTTGGCCTATGGTTACCTGCTCGATGATTTACTGGCGTTGCACAGGCAATCTATTACCAGAAAAGTTTTAGAAAGTATAGCTGCACTGAGGGATGCCTGTTTGGTGCCGGATGTGGCAAAGCGCCCTGGCTTTCAAGATTTGGTAACAGAATTGAGTAAAATTGACTAG
- the thiS gene encoding sulfur carrier protein ThiS produces MEVTINNQNHFLGEACSIERMLNYLAVSATNGLAIAVNQTIVPKSSWPVHALQPGDQIILIKATQGG; encoded by the coding sequence ATGGAAGTAACTATAAACAATCAAAACCATTTTCTTGGCGAAGCCTGTTCTATTGAACGCATGCTTAATTATCTGGCAGTTTCAGCAACCAATGGTCTGGCCATTGCCGTTAACCAAACTATCGTGCCGAAATCGAGCTGGCCTGTGCATGCCTTACAGCCTGGCGATCAGATTATACTCATTAAAGCCACTCAGGGCGGATAA
- the thiC gene encoding phosphomethylpyrimidine synthase ThiC produces MKQEKTPNAEAISRSPFPASTKIFVPGKIHNIHVAMREIRLTDTKIHNGFGLTEPNPPVTVYDTSGPYTDPNAAIDVRKGLPRLREQWVKDRLDVTQLDQLSSAYGQQRLADSKLDILRFNHINKPYQAKAGANVSQMHYAKKGIITAEMEYIAIRENQQIDILNEQLGNQHEVMNHQHQGNSFGANTPKGYITPEFVRAEVAAGRAVIPCNINHPELEPMIIGRNFLVKINANIGNSAVTSTIEEEVEKAVWACRWGADTIMDLSTGKNIHETREWIIRNSPVPIGTVPIYQALEKVNGKAEDLTWEIFRDTLIEQAEQGVDYFTIHAGVLLRYVPLTAKRITGIVSRGGSIMAKWCLAHHKENFLYTHFEEICEIMKAYDVAFSLGDGLRPGCIADANDEAQFSELETLGELTKIAWKHDVQTIIEGPGHVPMHLIKANMEKQLEHCSEAPFYTLGPLTTDIAPGYDHITSAIGAAMIGWFGTAMLCYVTPKEHLGLPNKKDVKDGVITYKIAAHAADLAKGHPGAQYRDNALSKARFEFRWEDQFNLSLDPDTAKEFHDETLPAEGAKIAHFCSMCGPNFCSMKITQDVREYAAQQGLETADALTKGMQEKSKEFTQKGSEIYS; encoded by the coding sequence ATGAAACAAGAAAAAACCCCTAACGCCGAAGCAATCAGCCGCAGCCCGTTTCCGGCATCTACCAAAATATTTGTGCCCGGCAAAATCCACAATATACATGTGGCCATGCGCGAAATCCGCTTAACCGACACTAAAATCCATAATGGATTTGGTTTAACCGAGCCAAACCCGCCGGTAACGGTGTACGATACCAGTGGCCCTTATACCGATCCTAACGCGGCTATTGATGTAAGGAAAGGTTTGCCACGCCTGCGCGAGCAATGGGTAAAAGACCGCCTGGATGTAACGCAGCTCGATCAGCTATCATCGGCATATGGACAGCAGCGCCTGGCCGATAGTAAACTCGATATTTTAAGGTTTAACCATATCAATAAACCTTATCAGGCAAAGGCAGGCGCCAATGTATCGCAAATGCATTACGCCAAAAAAGGCATTATAACTGCCGAAATGGAATATATTGCCATCCGCGAAAACCAGCAGATCGATATTTTAAACGAACAGCTTGGCAACCAGCACGAGGTAATGAACCACCAGCACCAGGGCAACAGCTTTGGCGCCAATACCCCAAAAGGCTACATTACCCCCGAATTTGTACGGGCAGAAGTGGCCGCAGGCCGTGCGGTAATTCCATGTAACATTAATCACCCCGAACTGGAACCGATGATTATCGGCCGTAATTTCCTGGTAAAGATCAATGCCAATATTGGTAACTCTGCAGTTACCTCAACCATTGAAGAAGAGGTAGAAAAGGCCGTTTGGGCATGTAGGTGGGGCGCCGATACAATTATGGATTTATCGACAGGAAAAAACATACACGAAACCCGCGAATGGATTATCCGCAATTCGCCGGTGCCTATTGGTACCGTTCCTATTTATCAGGCATTAGAAAAAGTAAACGGGAAAGCAGAAGACCTTACCTGGGAAATCTTCCGCGACACGCTTATTGAGCAGGCAGAGCAGGGGGTAGATTATTTTACCATCCATGCCGGCGTATTGCTTCGTTATGTGCCATTAACAGCCAAAAGGATTACCGGTATTGTTTCGCGTGGCGGATCGATCATGGCCAAATGGTGTTTGGCACACCACAAGGAAAACTTCCTTTACACCCATTTCGAAGAAATCTGCGAAATTATGAAAGCTTACGATGTGGCGTTCTCATTAGGCGATGGTTTAAGACCGGGCTGTATTGCCGATGCAAATGATGAAGCGCAGTTTTCGGAACTCGAAACTTTGGGAGAACTAACCAAAATTGCCTGGAAACACGATGTACAAACCATTATTGAAGGTCCCGGGCACGTACCCATGCACCTGATTAAGGCCAACATGGAAAAACAACTCGAACACTGCTCGGAAGCGCCTTTTTACACCTTAGGCCCCTTAACTACAGATATTGCACCGGGTTACGATCACATTACTTCGGCCATTGGCGCCGCCATGATTGGTTGGTTTGGAACCGCTATGCTTTGCTATGTAACCCCTAAAGAACATTTGGGCCTACCGAACAAAAAAGATGTGAAAGACGGGGTAATTACCTATAAAATTGCTGCCCATGCGGCTGATTTGGCCAAAGGCCACCCGGGCGCGCAATACCGCGACAACGCTTTAAGTAAAGCACGTTTCGAATTTAGATGGGAAGACCAGTTTAACCTTTCACTTGATCCTGATACCGCTAAGGAATTTCACGATGAAACCCTGCCGGCCGAAGGCGCTAAGATTGCCCACTTCTGTTCTATGTGCGGACCAAATTTCTGCTCTATGAAAATCACACAAGATGTGCGCGAATATGCCGCACAACAAGGGCTGGAGACCGCAGATGCACTGACCAAAGGAATGCAGGAAAAATCGAAAGAGTTTACCCAAAAAGGAAGCGAAATATATTCATAA
- a CDS encoding thiamine phosphate synthase translates to MELIVIAHPKILKNETLLVNQLFEAGLPVFHLRKPEADEAAHGKFMDGILPEYHNRIALHHFHSLAGDYNINRIHHTERFRKNSTFGDFTQPYTFSTSIHKMAEIDQIDQYHYSFFGPVFNSLSKPGYAGIAHNGFSIDRPKTTKLIALGGIEINNIDQVKAMNFDGIALLGSIWNDPAQALNNFKKIQEKCQHLLTLQQ, encoded by the coding sequence ATGGAACTGATTGTAATTGCGCATCCAAAGATTTTAAAAAATGAAACCTTATTGGTAAACCAGCTTTTTGAGGCTGGTTTACCTGTTTTTCATTTGCGCAAACCAGAAGCAGATGAGGCGGCGCACGGGAAATTTATGGATGGTATTTTACCCGAATACCATAACCGCATTGCCTTACATCATTTCCATTCCTTGGCAGGCGATTATAACATTAACAGAATACACCATACCGAACGTTTTAGAAAGAACAGTACTTTTGGTGATTTTACCCAGCCTTACACTTTCAGTACCTCGATACACAAAATGGCAGAAATTGATCAAATTGACCAATACCATTACAGTTTCTTTGGTCCGGTTTTCAATAGTCTTTCCAAACCGGGTTATGCGGGTATTGCCCATAACGGATTTAGCATAGATAGGCCCAAAACCACTAAACTGATTGCGCTTGGCGGTATTGAGATAAACAACATAGACCAGGTAAAAGCCATGAACTTTGATGGAATTGCCCTTTTAGGCAGTATCTGGAACGATCCGGCACAGGCTTTAAACAACTTTAAAAAAATACAGGAAAAATGCCAGCACCTTTTAACCTTACAGCAATGA
- a CDS encoding thiamine phosphate synthase: MPAPFNLTAMIHPLQYISQAPKTGTHLDAIEQVLQAGGKWIQLRIKNLPEAEILPFALSAQELCKRYDAKLIVNDYPHLAKAAGAFGVHLGLQDMPVPQARQIINPDQIIGGTANTFEHILQRVAEGVDYIGLGPFRFTRTKENLSPIVGLEGYQKLMEKVKKAGITTPIIAIGGIEAEDIEAILETGVYGIAVSAVLTNQTQTSAVLADMNSKLALNSF; this comes from the coding sequence ATGCCAGCACCTTTTAACCTTACAGCAATGATCCACCCCCTACAATATATCTCACAAGCACCCAAAACCGGTACCCATTTAGATGCCATTGAGCAGGTACTCCAGGCAGGAGGAAAATGGATCCAGCTTCGCATTAAAAACCTACCCGAAGCCGAAATACTGCCTTTTGCTTTATCGGCACAGGAATTATGCAAGCGTTACGACGCAAAATTAATTGTGAATGATTACCCGCACCTGGCCAAAGCTGCCGGTGCCTTTGGTGTTCATTTAGGCCTGCAGGATATGCCTGTACCCCAGGCCCGGCAAATTATCAACCCCGATCAGATTATTGGCGGCACCGCCAACACTTTCGAACATATTCTACAACGCGTGGCCGAAGGAGTTGATTACATTGGCCTTGGCCCTTTCAGGTTTACTCGCACCAAAGAAAACCTGAGCCCCATAGTTGGCCTCGAAGGTTACCAGAAACTAATGGAGAAGGTAAAGAAAGCAGGCATTACCACACCAATTATTGCCATCGGCGGAATTGAAGCCGAAGATATTGAGGCCATTCTCGAAACAGGTGTATATGGTATTGCAGTATCGGCAGTATTGACCAACCAAACCCAAACATCGGCTGTATTAGCTGATATGAACAGCAAATTAGCCTTGAACTCTTTTTAA
- a CDS encoding thiazole synthase, with protein sequence MLKIADQTFSSRLFTGTGKFSSAKEMESALIASASELVTVALKRVDLKTKDDDILHHLKYPHINLLPNTSGVRNAKEAIFAAQLAREALETNWIKLEIHPDPKYLMPDPIETLKATEELVKMGFVVLPYIHADPVLCKRLEDVGTAAVMPLGSPIGSNKGLKTIDFLEIIISQSRVPVIVDAGIGAPSDAAKAMEIGADAVLVNTAIAISKNPINMAVAFKLAVEAGRMAFEAKLGAQQHYAAASSPLTAFLDDEF encoded by the coding sequence ATGTTAAAAATAGCAGATCAAACCTTTAGCTCGCGTCTTTTTACCGGAACCGGAAAATTCAGTTCGGCAAAAGAAATGGAAAGTGCCTTAATTGCTTCGGCCTCCGAACTGGTTACTGTGGCGCTTAAACGCGTTGATTTAAAAACCAAAGATGATGACATTTTGCATCACCTAAAATACCCACACATTAACTTACTGCCCAACACCTCGGGGGTACGCAATGCCAAAGAGGCCATTTTTGCCGCACAACTGGCACGCGAAGCTTTGGAAACCAACTGGATTAAACTCGAAATTCATCCCGATCCCAAATATTTAATGCCCGATCCCATTGAAACGCTGAAAGCTACCGAAGAGCTGGTTAAAATGGGTTTTGTGGTGCTGCCTTATATCCATGCCGACCCGGTTTTATGTAAACGTTTGGAAGATGTAGGCACAGCAGCTGTAATGCCGCTCGGGTCGCCAATTGGCAGTAACAAAGGACTAAAAACCATCGATTTTTTAGAAATCATCATCAGCCAGAGCCGGGTACCCGTAATTGTTGATGCCGGAATAGGTGCCCCATCTGATGCCGCCAAAGCCATGGAAATTGGTGCCGATGCCGTGCTGGTGAATACCGCCATAGCCATTTCTAAAAACCCAATCAATATGGCAGTAGCTTTTAAACTGGCTGTGGAAGCCGGCAGAATGGCCTTCGAAGCTAAACTTGGCGCGCAGCAACATTATGCCGCAGCCAGCAGTCCACTAACCGCATTTTTAGATGATGAGTTTTAA